The following DNA comes from Camelina sativa cultivar DH55 chromosome 14, Cs, whole genome shotgun sequence.
gtaaagttgtgtcttttcactatattttatttatatcttttcatcacaacttttcggtCTAATAgatgtgtctatttaaataataatgtcctttgaactctttttatatttgtttcttcatcagtaactaacaagtttgttgaaacaaattttcgattttatgttgaatttaaataattaatatattaatatctaatattcaacgttattctataatctaactaaaattttagaaatgattatagcaatagagaagtTTAATTTAAAGTTGGgaatatttttatcttatcttttgttaaaaatagtttaatattcaaaaataataataacaatctgaataaatacgaACAACAGTTGTGACTTTGCTTAgtattttttgtaagaaaattgtttttattcggtttttttaaactcaaacagttgtatctgttTATTTTAGAGtggtgtcttttcactatattttattcatatattttcatcacaacttttcgctCTAATAGGTgtgactatttaaatagtcatgtcttttgaactttctatatatttgtctcttcatcaataactaacaaatcattgttcattgaaacaaatttttcgttttatgtttaatctaaataatttgaatattaatatcaaatattcaacgttattttataatctaactaaaattttagaaatcactatagcaatatagaaatttaataaaacttaatatataatttatagttacgtctatttatcgtaacttttcgttaaaactattttgatatttaaaatttatattattttgtttttaattataattatttaaaaaaaaattatatttactcattacaaccattagttcaatattctcaattaggatcactttgtcatattgatttttttaattatagctttaccataatttttcataatatatcttatatttataatactttataCAATGTTTTTACatttcaatgattttatgatgtataattttaaattttatttactttttttaaatatttagctCGCGACATAGCGGGGGGTCTAAGTCctagtattattaatattatagagaaaaaagacACGAGTTGGAAATATACTAAAATAacgtaataatttgtttcaataaTTTAGGTAATTGCGTGCTGAAGAAAGACATTGCTAAATAGATATTTATACCAACTTTACGATACTATTTCACTGTCCAAAAataggatttttctttttcagttttgaAGGGTAGACCACATAAGTTCTTCATTTACCTTGCACCATTAAAacgacaaaaaagaaagagaagtagCGTTGATTTCGTTATAATATTTCTAGTTTCAGAGAGACACGTCTAGGTAGATCTGATCATGGGGGAGATAGACACAAGTGACGaagcaatagaaaaaaataagaataacacAATATTCAAACACAAGATAAGAACTCTATACCAATTTCcactaaaagataaaaaaagaagaagaaaaataaaaacaaaattcaacgaTTTGCCAAAAGATAAAAGCAGCCACACTTCACATAATTAATAAGCTTCGCTTCGCAATCACTTACGTGTTGGCTACTTAATTCGACACTgttctttgtgttttctttcactttcttccttttttttgggttaatcattttgtcaaaaaaaatctctatttatttctttatattcttgttgttgttgttatttaatTCACGAGAAATCCTCTTTCACAACCAAAACAGAGGCTCTGCAATTGTGAAGATGATCAAAGCCTTCTCATCTCTACGCAAAAGTCtagttcttcctcttcatttaCATATTCGTATGGTATAAACTgacaacactttttttttttatgtttcttaccAAGACAAAACTCAAATCTCAGATGCAACAttttttatgttctgttttttgtttttttctccgaTGAGACAGCTACAAACTTTCGCTAAGTACAACGCACAAGCTGCCACGGCCTTGCGAGAAGAGCGTAAGAGACCTGTTTATcagtaagttttgttttctgattctCATGTAAATATTGccttttttaccatttgaaagCTCTGTTTCCATAAttgttgttttgtattattatagAAATGGAGATGATGAGTATGTGGATTTGGATTGGGACAATCTCGGGTTTGGTCTAACGCCAGCTGATTACATGTATGTCATGAAATGCTCAAAAGACGGTGCATTTACTGAAGGAGAACTTAGTCCCTATGGGAATATTCAGCTGAGTCCTTCTGCTGGAGTCTTAAACTATGGACAGGCAATGATCTTGTAAACCCTAGatgtttctttatttgtctCTCATCTGTATGATCAATGGACGTTTTGGTATTATTCGTAGGCGGTATATGAAGGTACAAAAGCATACAGGAAAGAAAATGGGAAGCTTCTTCTGTTTCGCCCGGATCACAATGCTATCCGAATGAAGCTTGGCGCTGAACGGATGCTCATGCCTTCTCCTTCTGTTGATCAGTTTGTTAATGCAGTTAAACAAACCGCTCTCGCCAACAAACGTTGGgtaaattatgttttctttgtaaCAAATATTATCTTCTGAAGAGGTTTGTTTTGGGATCTGATGAGTGATGTGTTTCGTCAGGTTCCTCCTTCAGGGAAAGGGACTTTGTATATCAGGCCTTTGTTGATGGGAAGTGGTCCTATTCTTGGTTTAGGCCCTGCACCTGAATATACATTCATTATCTATGCATCTCCAGTTGGTAACTACTTCAAGGTATCTATATTTCTCTTCCTGTCCAAGCTTTTTGGCGATAGACTTGATTAGCAAATGTTTTGTTCACTGGTTTGTAGGAAGGGATGGCTGCTCTTAACCTCTATGTTGAGGAAGAGTATGTCCGTACAGCTCCTGGTGGAGCTGGAGGGGTCAAGAGCATCACAAATTATGCCCCAGTAAGTATTGAAACCAACTTAGTTTCAAAGAGGCAAAAGAGTTTTGATAAACCATATATGTGTGTAGGTTTTGAAAGCACTGAGCAGAGCCAAGAGCCTGGGGTTTTCAGACGTTCTTTATCTTGATTCTGTCAAGAAAAAGTATCTAGAGGAGGCTTCTTCTTGCAATGTCTTTGTTgtgaaggtatatatatatattgtggatTGTGGTGTTTCCAGTATAATCTCTTTGTTGCATCCTAATTGTATCATTGATTGATTAAGGGTCGGACAATCTCAACTCCTGCAACTAATGGTACAATTCTTGAGGGGATTACACGGAAAAGTATAATGGAGATCGCAAGTGATCAAGGTTATCAGGTAATACAAAGTCAAACTGTTTTGCTCTAAACAACCAAATACTACACTTGGCTAAGTTTCACACTTGAGTTATGAAATCAGGTAGTAGAGAAGGCAGTACATGTGGATGAAGTAATGGATGCAGATGAAGTCTTTTGTACCGGAACTGCTGTAGTAGTTGCTCCTGTGGGTTCTATAACATATCAGGACAAAAGGTAAGAACTCGTAATACCTTGATAGTTTCACTCAAACTTTAAGCAAATATTTGGACTGATGTAATCTTTCTGAAACATTTCAGAGTGGAGTATAAAACCGGGGATGAATCTGTCTGCCAGAAACTGCGTTCCATCCTTGTCTCTATCCAGACAGGATTGACTGAAGACAACAAGGGATGGGTCACAAATATCAACTGAGAAGCCAATATTCAACCTTTCTCCACAAGGACATTACTAGGCATATTAAGCTGTGTATACACAAAAATGAAGAGAACACtttcatgtaaatttatatacgATACGAGACAGAAACAGAAAGCTCTTTTGCCCTCTCTATATAGTAATATCATTGTCTTTCACAAAACTACTTAAAAAGAATCTTTGTACAAAAGTGGTTCTGACCATAGTTTCATTTCCTCCTGCAGTAACTATAAAATTCACATTTCGTTTTAGCAGGTAGAACTGTTTATATTTCGAGATGGCTGCCACACATCTTACTTTCATCACCCATAAGGGTCTCAACTTCTAAATTTGTAACTCAATTTTGGACACTTTTTCTTCTGCAGAGATTGTAGCTCAAAAGTATTTAAGTTCGTTTGTATATCTCAGCAAATCCTGGAGAATAACGATTTGGTGAAGCACTGGGGCAGGATTTCACCTCAAGATCATGACCAGATTTACTTCTCTGGAACGCCCAGATGTATTCAGCTTTAAGACTCTCTTTCTCAGGCTTCAATTGTTCAGAATCTGGTAACTCCTGATCTGAGCCAGGTGAACTGCAACCAGCTTTGCTCGATTCCTGAGAACACGATAATGATGGTATCTGAGAGTATGCAGCTTTCAAGTTGTTATGTATCTCGTCCATCTTTCCTTTCACCTCATCTGCTCGGTCCATAGCGATCAAAATCTGAAAGAAACTCACACGTCAAGATCATCTCCCAGGAGATGCAAATCGAGTTTCTGATGAAAAAATGGTGGGGAATATATATACCTCGGCTGGATATTTCTGGAATATGGGCGCAAACCTCTGCCGACAATACTCACTAAACAGAAGAGTCAGAAGAATTAATGGAATGGTGAAACCTGAAGCAACCGTTGATAGCTTTAAACCGAAAAAGCCTAGAGCTATAACTTGCGACAAGATCAGTGAAAAGATTGTCGTGTTGTGAAAAATAGGCCAATATTGTCCACCgctttcatattttgtaatataaacgTTGATTATctgcacaaaaaaaaacgaaagataGTCGGATTAAAAAAGTGTCAAAATGATTGTAGTAATTACTACTCAATCACCATGGATATTTAGGTGTCTATGTACAATACATCTTGAAGTGCTTATTGGCAACTACAAGAAAAGGTGTACGTATAAGAGAAGAGATCAGAGCAGATATGCCTCGTTCACATACCTGATTTTTGTATACAAGATATGCGAAGAAAAAGTAGATCAACAGGAACGGCATTATTAGAGGCGCTATGACTGAATTGGTGAGTCCCAGGAGCCCGAACAAGAGTAGTCGCGGAATTTCTGTATGGTATGGAAACCTAAGTGTTTCATACGAGTCCTCCTTGTTCTTGACAATAACTTTTCTTATCAGGTTCCAGATGAGCCCAACAGGTTGCATGATTTCACATGCCAAACCGGCCCAACCAGATGTGAAACAATAGGTCATGAAGAAGCCAGCCTGCATGCAGTCAATGAATATTTTCATACTATTaacattataacaaaaaaaggatAGACTCAGAAGTGTGAAAGGAACACTTACTTGTGCTGGAACTAGTTTGGCAAGTTGTGCAGGTATGTCCCTCACACTAGACAATACAGCCAATTGCCTGATAACAGAGCCTGATAGAATATTGACGAAGAACACATTCCAGATGGTGAAGTACAAAATTTTGATACATGCACTTTTCTTTCTTAGACTCCGAGAAACACACCCCTCCAAGGTTGAAAAGTACATCATCAATGGTGGAACGGCATAAAAGAATAGAACCAAAATCACACTTGGTAAGTACCCTGTGATGACCTGGTTCACAAAATTCCTCCTGCAATGTTTTTCAAAGGGATGATTAGATAAATaggtaacaaaaataaatcgatTACATAGACTTTTTATTGCTCTCTTTTTCTGCGCTTTTAAATCTACAAAAAATCTCGCATAAAGATATCAACTGCCTAGTACTCTCTGGTTCCAACTCTATGTCATGTTAAGAAGAGAATACAAACAAGAACCTTCTATTACTGAGTACACGAGTAAGGAAACTGCTGGATACTCACCTGTTCAAGAAGTCTTTTAGGAAAGGGAAATTCTTGGATAGCGTTTGTAGTTGAGTCAGCCCTTGAACAAAGGCAACaggaaaaagaaacacaaacatgAAGGCAATAGCACCAACAAGGGTTGCTATTCTTCGCATCCAAAGTTGCCGATAAGGTATTCTGAGATTCCTCCAATGAACATCATGAGGCTCTGGAGCCAAGTCTGCCACCCATAACATAGGATTTGGTGTTTGAAGAACCTCCGAAACAACAAGAGCATCATAACGACTCttgaaaaacacaaaagcaaCGGGACGTTCCTGCAAATGAGTATTAAAGAAAGCCTTACATACATATTTCAAGTGGTGCCGCTATGCTTAGATCATGTAACAGGTAGAAACCACACACTAAGCCTAAATCATGTAAAGTACAAAGTTCACCTATCAGAGTGAAAAGAATTCCTTACTTCCTCCGTCGTAGCCAAAGTCAACTCACCAAGCTCCAGTGTTTTCACACTGTCTGCCTCGTTAGCGAGGATTTGGAAAGAATTTGTGGCTGCAGGTCCACAAAAGGTGCATGACTTCAAGCTCGGGTTACAACTTAAATCAGAAGAAACATGTTTCATAGCCTGACACATCCTCTCCGTTTCATtctgaaattaaaaattgacaCGATTAATATTAGAATCTAATTAACTCAGTTGTGCTCCAAAATAGATCACTGCACTTCAACTACATGTTATCATACACCATCCACATGTTGTTAATATTCAAAAATCTGATCAGATAACCAACAAGAAACTGATGTAATATCAAAAAAACCTCAATATCAACTAAAACTgctacaaaggaaaaaaaaagtgagtaaTCCAAGAATATCATCAAAAATATAATCCCTGAACTTCCTATATCTTTAACTAATACAGGACTATCAATTAAGTCGGTAAAACAAGTTATTGCTCTGTTATTTCATAATTAAGTCTGTATAAAAATTTATTCCTAATCCAACATATGAAGTGTGAAAAAGGTTATATCACATTCCGGGACAAAGAGAAATCGCTTCCTTTTTTTATTCTAGGGGAGTCCTATTCTCCTAAGGTCAACCACGCAGAGGTagtaaatgaaaaatttattcCTAATccaacagaaaacaaaacaaaagacaagTGACTGATAATCAAGTCAGTATGTTGCaagaataaatcaaaagacaTACCCTCAGCCTCTGAATGAACCCATCACGGTAGACCATTAGGTGCGACACATAGCTTGGTGCATAGTAATTTGTGAAGTATTTGCTCACTGTTTCGCTGTAGGACTGCTCAGGAGACTGAGGAATAGCACGAATAAGAACAGTAAAATGGCTTGGCTTTGAGGCAGATTCAGCAATATGGGCAAGCCTccttttggttatatttttatattcctACAGCGGCAAACACACATATAaacagagtgagagagagaccaaaacgAAACGATGGAATAGCAAGAATCAGTAAGCGTGACATGAACCAAGGTAATAAGAtcctcacaaagtaaagaagagCACAAGTTGCGGAGGATATGATGTACAATGAGAGACAATGAACCCACAGCCTGGAAATAAAAAGAGTGAAACTAGAATGAGCTTTTTTGCATTCATTGTACAGAACACTGGTAGTCTATCTGTTTAAGAAGACTAGTGTGAAATGCCACCATTTAATCTCCTGCACAGAAACAAAATCAGGTAGAAATACAGGCTACGCATATTATCTGACAGTATTAGTGAGACAATGCCGCTAGTTTACCATCGTGAGCGTTGATGAAGGTTCTCAATTGTGAATACTCCCAATGACTCCAAATGGACTTCCTTATGCTCCATCTTTTGTCCATAATAGTTAACAGGTAGCACGAAGGCAATGCAAACGACTGCAACGATTGAGAAAATACGAATGCTGCAGAGttataaaagaaacataaaccaACTGTGAGagttgtaaacaaaaaaacagccTGTTTGTCCACTCaattacagtaaaaaaaaaaacggaaaagCAAGTTTTATGGTGAAGTAAAATAAACCTGCAAATGACCATCCTGATGAGAACCACAGCATCGAGACCAGCAGCAGCCAACATCTCTTCCTCAGTAGTTTCCCAAGCTTTAAGGAGCCAACTTGGAGAAGGCGCAAACCTCTCATACCAATGAGGATCATGACGTTTAACTCTTCCGCTAGAGAGCATTCGGCCAAAGTAAACACAATAATTGGCTGGCTGCTTCCGTAGAATGGAATAAAGGGACACAAGCACAATGCATATGGCTACATTAATCCCAGCAGAAGTTAGAAGTGCAGCGACATCCATCTCAGTTTTAGTTCAAACTCTGCCTTAGTGAAAGGCAGAGAAGAGCAAAATAGCTGATCAAGCGCAGGCAGATGTCTGAGTAAACAACACAGCAAGATCTGGTAAGGAAAACAGCAAAGAAGAGAATAGTTACGAACACATTGTATGTTTTTTGCAGTATTAAAGCAGAAATAACAAGGATGCttgaaagagatatatatatatatatggttatgaAGCAAGAATTATTCTTTAATCTAACACGTAACATATAGTATGTAAGTTGTGTGATTAGGGAGTGATCTAAAAAAGGTGCAAACAAAAGTAACGTATACACCTGACACTTTCtcagttgtaaaaaaaaaaaaaaaacaattacgaGACAAAGAGGctagtaaaatagaaaaaagccTACAACTTTCCAGGTTTGGAGCAACACAAAGACCGaatcaaaaatctaataaaaactcttaaaaagtTGCGGCAGATGATAAAAAAGACTATTTAACCCCATCGTTCTCTATGATTAACCACCACAATTTcatacaagcaaaaaaaaataataataataaacccaGAACACCATGAACAGGGGAATTGAAGATAAGCATACACAGTTTGATTCAATACAACAATTCAAATACAAAGGAAACGAacgaaaccaaacaaaaaaacccagATGATGAGATTCGATCAAAATTGCAGGAGGAGTTTGATGAGGTTGCATCATTAACAAACAacgaaatcgaaaaaaaaaaaaaaaaaggagaattatGGGACTCACATGGACGAAAAGGCGATTGCTTTGCTTTGACTTGAAAGGAATCTGAAAACCCGaagaatcaaaaaccctaacttgttGCTTTTAACCAACCCAAATCCACCATAGAATTCGCTACTACTACTTATTCAATcaatatatatgcaaaaaaacaaaattaaaaaatctacaaaattcaaaataattaattgcttttctaaaaaagaaaagagataatgAAATGATTAGGTGAaggttttttaattataattacttTAGAGGAAAGATATGATAActgaaaatatcaattaaaacgAAGAATTCCACGTCGGGTGGTGGTAAATTGCCAGATCATATGACGTGGCGTAACCACAATGGCCCCAAACTAGTATCACGTCCGTTTAGGACTTATTAGCCTTTGTGATTGCGACTTCCTTGTCGGCTAACTTATCTCCCTTCGATCTTAATTGAATCGTCGCGATTTTGACACGTGTTATTTTGATGACGACTGTTAAAAACTGTTTGTTGCCCGGGAAAATTTGGAAAGGTAACAACATTTAATAACCCATATTTAATCCCAATTTCATGTATGATTCGCGTGGTGGTGAGAAGTGTGACAGTGAGACCCCATTATAACAAGGGCCTGGACCCCTCCTATTTAATATTCCCCATTTGACTATATTATAATAGCAACTGCTACATTATGCTTTGTGCGGTATGTCCCCACTTAACCGGTTTGGCATCTTTCCATGATTATTGATTGTGTCAATGTATAATGATCTTTTGCTTCTTCCATTCCATCAACTGTTTTGTTTGTGCAAAGTGCAAACTGAGCAACCCTTGTAAGATATGGTTATGGTCCTGAgttagtgagtttttttttttgtttgcgttACCAGGATTGGCTTTTCGATGATGGCGTTTCTTCCTTGCATCCCTTTTATTGATCACCATATATTATGTTCTCATTTAATTAACAGTTGATATCAAAGATTTGTCACGGTCAACTTCTTCATTAATCAACTTATATTAAGCTATGTCggcaaaggaaacaaaaaaagtcaaaacagatTCTGAGACATAGTTTGACAACATTTTCTGCAGAATGCAATCTTTCTTCTAGCTAATTAAcgtaaaagtgtaaaaaaagATATTGCCTTTTGAAACCTCAGAACAATCTTCAGACATTCACCAAATGATGCAAAAGTGAGGGTCTCTCTTCACCAATTTTGCTCAGTAAACACTTCACTTTCTCTGTTCCAAGCTTCTCCTCGAGCATTCTCCTCAATTCTGGCATTTTCTGCTCACATAAACGAATGCATATCAGAAATCAATGaatcatcaaattcaaacaactcagacaataaataaaaaaaagaggaaacgtCAAGTCCAACATATTTCCATCCTTCTGCTATACGGAATACTCCCAACCTATTGTTCTGCACTTGTGTGATTGACAGCAATTTTTACCTTTGTCAGCCATAGCATATAGGCAACAGCATGCAATACTTGAGCTTGATAATCTTCAAATTTGGTATCCAGAATGGTCATAGAAGATTCTAGAAGATGGATCTCATTATCAATGAAGATGGCAATTTCTTCACTCATCATAATGATACTCTCTCCAAGTTCAGGTGAAACATCTGAATGATTGGAAGTGAAATACATTATCCAATTAAGAGAGAGGAACCGCCGATGAAGCCATAGTGCCTGAAATAAAAAAGTGTAACAACTCAAATCTGTCACTAATTCGATCATCTCCATAGCACCATGACACCAAACTATTTAGAATACTCTCTTTGTCGTCCAAACCACTGTAGTGATAGCTAACGAGAGAGAATTAATGTATGCGTTTACAAAATCCAACTTTGTTGCTCTATGATAGGGCCAGTATACAAAATTCAACTTGGTCATACTCTTCTACCAGTCAAACGCATTGTTGAATATTTTAGTTAGCTTTTACAACAATACAATACAGATATCGGTACTAGATCTTCATAACGAGCCCATCTCTACACTAATTCATTTGTTAAAATCAAAGATAACCATACCTCTCGTCCTACGTAACGCTCTACCAATTCTTTGTTCCAATCCAGCTCTTCCTGTCATATAATTGTAACACAAATGTAAAAATAAGATTACCCGGCGAAATAGTAGTGGTACCATAACAGTTATGGGTTAGCAAGGAAGACAAAGCGTACCTTCCAGATTTTATGTGCCTGAGTTTTATCATAAGCATTGCATCCTTTCACATAAAGCGAATCCAATATCTTGAGCATCAGCCGCTGGACATCAATGAAAACGAAATCAATTGAGCTGCATGGAACACTTCACCAGATTCTGTGGAGAATGACGATAGATGTACTTTTTACTTCCAAGACGGAAGATAACATGGAGTAAGTTAGATTGGTATATACTCTACTCTAGCTGGACCACAATCACATCAGCGGAATATGCGACTCTTACTCTGCGATAATGGAAGCAAGAATTATCGGCTAAATGAAGCCCTGCCCACCTTTTAGATTTGTTCAACTCTTGTATCACCTAGgacatacaacatatatatgtcATCAAAATCACATATCAGAGAATACTTATGGTGTATCTTCgaatatatgaaattttcaCAAGTTCAGCTTACAAAAGTAACCAATTAATGAATTCAGAGAAATCTAACTATATGAAATGTTTCCAAGTTCAGAccatattttcaaaagatcaaGATatctaaataaaagaaatgtagAAGGTGATATACCTGCTCAACTTCCATGTAGGAAACCAACCAGCAACGGTGATACCATGCACGATAGTTCATCTTTGATCTCTGCAAAAGGCATGTAGTTTGGTTAGGAGCCAGTTTCTTTTCGGAGCAGAGTAAGTGGTTGTGTGTCACAGTAATAGGAGAATGGACTTTGTGGATCAACAAATAGAAATCTTGGAGTGACCAAGAGTTTAATCTTTACATGATAGCCAAATTGTGAAGACTAGGACAACCAATATTTATTCATTAACTAAAGCATCAAATCTGGAACTAAACCTCGCCTATTGATTCCACTAACTCAGATTCTTTGGTTATAATATCTTGTGGTGTAGAAAATCTCCGAGAAATCATCTTAATTATCCACCTtctgttaaaataaaaataaaatattatgaggaATGTAAACCGACAAGAAGAAGTAGGAACTATTCAGGGTGTAACAGAAACTAAAATGCACTTAAGATCAGAAGGTGGGTTTGCATTACAAAAAGGATAATAATGATGGGAAACATTGATTCTGATGAATACATTGAATCATAAAGAAAGACCAACCTATGGCTCCATGTTGACTCACTCTTTGGAGAATTTGAAAGAACGAGCCCAGAGAGACGAAGTTCATCCGTGAATGCGAAAAGTTTATCTGCTTTTGACAATATCAGCTTCCTATTGTCAGGACACACATACAAGATGAGGTTAAACACTAGGAATACATATCAAGCCAATTCTAACAATTATTACTTAATAAGAGTACCTAGCATTCCATGCGGTTCCAAAGTCTGAGCTCAACAGCAAAACAGCTTGGCTATGCTTCATGACTTCACTCTCTGGAGTAGAAGAGATACTCTTAATCTGAGGCTCCCTACATGCGTTTCCATGGCATTTGTACTCATCAAGCGCAAGCAGAAACAGATGCTTGGCATCTTTACATAACTGAACAAGTATATCAGTGGATATTCCCAATTTGTGATCTTGATTCCAAAACTTGCTTGAGGTTCCATCGTGAGGCTGGAGATACACATTGGAGAAACCTGCTTCTTTATCCAGCAAGGTGAACTGTGAGGGGTGGATAAACCCTACTTCATCACTGAATTCAGAGATAAAAATCACAATAATGTCACAGGAAATTTACAAAACTGAAAACAGGATTCCACGTTACCCAGATGGAGAAGAACATTATAATAATACTCACATAAGAGGGTCAGATTCAAGAACATGCTCGAACTGCTTCAACAAGCCAAAGCAATCTTCTTCAGAGCATGGTCCTTGTCTCATAACTACCCCGCGCTTTCGATATCTGATAAAAAGCATTAAAAACTTTCAAACGATACTGACATCTCCTGTGAAAATACAAACTGTGAGACCCAATTGAGAGATTAAAGTGAGCACCTTAGTACAGTTTCTGCTCTTCTCTTTGCTCAAGTCGTCGGACGCCACAGGATCTCCCTCTCCAATTCCTCTCCTCCTTTCCAAAGGATCTTCGAGTTCTGAATCTGAGAAATTTACTTCGACGGAATCGGAATTCGATTGTTCCTTGGTGACTGTAGGATTCTTAGAAATTAGGGATTTCGCCGGAGAAGATGGTTAAGGCCGTTGTTCTCCGATCTCGCGCTGgtcattaatttttattactcCGACTAATTTACTCCTATtatttaccctttttttttttggtgaaaccTATTATTACccttttttataagattttacttaattttccttaattttataagattttacttttttactaCGAAATAAAAGTCACAATAACCtagttgtgtatatatatatatatatatatatatgtgacacATCCGAATCCGATGCATACGAAACCGATTAGAGCGATGGCAACAGATGATGATGGTGCTCCCAATTGGTCGGAACTAGTCCCGGACATCTTGTCATTGGTCTTCAAGCACTTGAGCTTTACAGATTTTGCTAGAGCTAAGACTGTTTGTTCGTCGTGGTACTCTGCTTCCAAATCATCCTCACCTAGACAAAACCATACTCCGTGGTTGCTTCTCTACGAAGACACGCACTGGCTCTTGTTTAATTCGGAAGAAGGAAAGTTTTACAGAACGGAATACTTTGGTCGCTTTGCCAAGTGTCGTGGCGTGGCCACTTGTGGGAGTTGGGTCTTGGTCTTTGACAAGGAAGTCAATTTCTACATCATTAATCCTTTCACCCCAA
Coding sequences within:
- the LOC104739616 gene encoding branched-chain-amino-acid aminotransferase 2, chloroplastic-like isoform X2, which produces MYVMKCSKDGAFTEGELSPYGNIQLSPSAGVLNYGQAVYEGTKAYRKENGKLLLFRPDHNAIRMKLGAERMLMPSPSVDQFVNAVKQTALANKRWVPPSGKGTLYIRPLLMGSGPILGLGPAPEYTFIIYASPVGNYFKEGMAALNLYVEEEYVRTAPGGAGGVKSITNYAPVLKALSRAKSLGFSDVLYLDSVKKKYLEEASSCNVFVVKGRTISTPATNGTILEGITRKSIMEIASDQGYQVVEKAVHVDEVMDADEVFCTGTAVVVAPVGSITYQDKRVEYKTGDESVCQKLRSILVSIQTGLTEDNKGWVTNIN
- the LOC104739616 gene encoding branched-chain-amino-acid aminotransferase 2, chloroplastic-like isoform X1; the encoded protein is MIKAFSSLRKSLVLPLHLHIRMLQTFAKYNAQAATALREERKRPVYQNGDDEYVDLDWDNLGFGLTPADYMYVMKCSKDGAFTEGELSPYGNIQLSPSAGVLNYGQAVYEGTKAYRKENGKLLLFRPDHNAIRMKLGAERMLMPSPSVDQFVNAVKQTALANKRWVPPSGKGTLYIRPLLMGSGPILGLGPAPEYTFIIYASPVGNYFKEGMAALNLYVEEEYVRTAPGGAGGVKSITNYAPVLKALSRAKSLGFSDVLYLDSVKKKYLEEASSCNVFVVKGRTISTPATNGTILEGITRKSIMEIASDQGYQVVEKAVHVDEVMDADEVFCTGTAVVVAPVGSITYQDKRVEYKTGDESVCQKLRSILVSIQTGLTEDNKGWVTNIN